Proteins from one Juglans microcarpa x Juglans regia isolate MS1-56 chromosome 1S, Jm3101_v1.0, whole genome shotgun sequence genomic window:
- the LOC121246154 gene encoding eukaryotic translation initiation factor 2 subunit alpha homolog: protein MASHTPNFECRMYEAKYPEVDMAVMIQVKNIADMGAYVSLLEYNNIEGMILFSELSRRRIRSVSSLIKVGRIEPVMVLRVDKEKGYIDLSKRRVSEEDIQACEERYNKSKLVHSIMRHVAETMSIDLEDLYIHVGWPLYRKYGHAFEAFKIMVTDPDSVLNSLTREVKEISPDGQEVTKVVPAMSEEVKEALIKNIRRRMTPQPLKIRADIEMKCFQFDGVIHIKDAMRQAEAAGNDDCPVKIKLVAPPLYVLTTQTLDKEQGIAVLNRAIIACTEAIEKQKGKLAVKEAARAVSERDDKLLAEHMAKLRQDNEEISGDEDSEEEEDTGMGEVDVENAGTGIID, encoded by the exons ATGGCATCGCACACCCCGAACTTCGAGTGCAGAATGTACGAAGCCAAATATCCAGAGGTAGACATGGCGGTGATGATTCAGGTCAAGAATATCGCCGATATGGGTGCTTACGTCTCCTTGCTCGAGTACAATAACATCGAGGGCATGATCCTGTTCTCCGAGCTCTCCCGCCGTCGGATTCGTAGTGTGAGTAGTCTCATTAAGGTGGGTCGAATCGAGCCCGTGATGGTGCTCCGGGTCGACAAGGAGAAGGGCTACATCGACCTTAGTAAGAGGAGGGTTTCCGAGGAGGATATCCAGGCATGCGAGGAGAGGTACAACAAGAGCAAGCTCGTCCACTCGATCATGCGTCACGTCGCCGAGACTATGTCCATCGATTTGGAG GATCTGTATATCCATGTTGGCTGGCCTCTATACCGGAAATACGGTCATGCTTTTGAG GCGTTCAAAATAATGGTAACTGATCCTGATTCTGTTCTGAATTCTCTAACCCGGGAAGTCAAAGAAATTAGCCCTGATGGACAGGAG GTGACTAAGGTAGTTCCTGCTATGTCAGAGGAAGTGAAAGAAGCactgataaaaaatattaggagAAGAATGACCCCACAACCTTTGAAGATTCGGGCTGACATTGAAATGAAATGCTTCCAGTTTGATGGTGTTATTCACATCAAG GATGCCATGCGACAAGCTGAGGCTGCTGGCAATGATGACTGTCCTGTGAAAATTAAACTGGTTGCTCCTCCACTTTATGTTCTTACCACTCAAACTCTTGACAAG GAGCAAGGAATAGCAGTACTCAACAGAGCCATTATAGCTTGCACTGAAGCAATAGAAAAGCAGAAGGGCAAACTCGCAGTGAAGGAGGCAGCCAGAGCG GTGAGTGAACGAGATGATAAACTACTTGCTGAGCACATGGCTAAGCTACGGCAGGATAATGAAGAGATTAGTGGTGATGAGGATAGCGAAGAAGAGGAAGACACGGGAATGGGAGAAGTTGACGTGGAGAATGCTGGTACTGGCATAATAGACTGA